In Malus sylvestris chromosome 16, drMalSylv7.2, whole genome shotgun sequence, the following are encoded in one genomic region:
- the LOC126608078 gene encoding myb family transcription factor PHL8-like, producing the protein MVLQNMQNQNMNLVLSTDAKPRLKWTPELHQRFVEAVNQLGGADKATPKSLMRMMGIHGLTLYHLKSHLQKYRLGKSQQSENCADIRQEDYKELQSSDGHFGADISDEDHSQINESLQIARSLQLQMEVQRQLHEQIEVQRHLQLRIEAQGKYLQSVLKKAQETLSGYTSSSVGVELAKAELTQLVSMVNNGCPSSSFSELTETGTPTLKDVERKQMRGSMESSLTSSERSGREDEKLPENSNATCVELPLMDIHPDNKAWNNVANNHVFGRKRSGSPISEGVSVEQPVAKRTQTQRDKGGNNLRKSGLLATIDLNRKYQSDNIDSGPKAIDLNCKGI; encoded by the exons ATGGTTCTGCAGAATATGCAAAATCAGAACAtgaatttggttttgtccacCGACGCGAAGCCGCGGCTAAAGTGGACTCCAGAGCTTCATCAGCGATTCGTCGAGGCTGTTAATCAGCTCGGAGGGGCAGACA AGGCCACACCAAAGAGTTTGATGAGGATGATGGGAATTCATGGACTCACTTTGTACCACCTAAAGAGCCACTTACAG AAATACAGGCTAGGGAAAAGCCAACAATCCGAAAACTGCGCTGACATTAGGCAAGAAG ATTACAAGGAGCTTCAGAGCAGTGATGGTCATTTCGGTGCGGATATCAGCGATGAAGATCACAGTCAGATTAATGA AAGCTTGCAGATAGCTCGGTCTCTCCAGTTGCAAATGGAAGTGCAGAGGCAGCTTCATGAACAAATTGAG GTGCAGAGACATCTTCAGCTGAgaattgaagctcaagggaagtATTTACAATCGGTGTTGAAGAAAGCACAAGAAACTCTTTCAGGGTATACTTCTTCTTCAGTGGGAGTAGAACTTGCAAAGGCTGAACTCACTCAGCTAGTTTCAATGGTTAACAATGGATGTCCGAGTTCTTCGTTCTCAGAGTTAACGGAAACAGGAACTCCAACCCTAAAAGACGTGGAGCGGAAGCAAATGAGAGGCTCCATGGAGAGTTCCTTGACATCTTCCGAACGTTCAGGAAGGGAGGACGAGAAGCTCCCTGAAAATTCTAATGCCACCTGTGTTGAACTACCATTAATGGACATTCACCCGGACAATAAGGCGTGGAATAATGTTGCAAATAATCATGTTTTTGGGAGGAAGAGAAGCGGCAGTCCGATTTCTGAAGGTGTATCTGTGGAGCAACCAGTTGCTAAAAGGACACAAACACAACGAGATAAAGGTGGAAACAATCTGAGAAAGTCTGGATTGTTGGCTACAATTGATCTGAATAGAAAATATCAGAGTGACAACATTGATTCGGGACCGAAAGCAATAGACTTGAACTGCAAGGGAATCTGA
- the LOC126608076 gene encoding protein HOTHEAD-like isoform X4, with the protein MSVLFHLFLLFVSLVLCSSWIQGQTLPRKTTSDVNQVSGKSFDYIIVGGGTAGCPLAATLSEKFSVLLVERGGSPYENPLIMENKNFGLSLVQTDEYTSVAQSFVSKDGVSNLRGRVLGGGSAINGGFFSRASEDYVKRVGWNKQMVSDAYKWVESRNAFKPKLTPWPYVAELSLLEAGIFPYNGFSLDHIEGTKIGATIYDEQGRRHTSADLLMAGNPNNITLLLNATVTSIIFHKKGNRNVTVVRGIRFIKSDGSSSQTHEAYLNTQNNSRSSTGDVILAAGALGSPQILLLSGIGPPKHLNKFDIPVAVNLKSVGKGMQDNPSIALVPEVADAKPKNFPPDSPKVIAIADDFKLIVGSMILPISFNATIMLISCKLAFPESEGQLELNSTDPRKNPSVTFNYLATEKDMAECVKLGRLLEQIVRSKSIAYFLGVEGKRRNESMSTDDELRKLCKNNVRTFYHYHGGCTMGSVVDKNYRVFGVEGLRVIDGSTFLESPGTNPMATLLMLGRYQGIKILQERENA; encoded by the exons ATGAGCGTTTTATTCCATCTATTCCTCCTATTTGTAAGCTTGGTTTTGTGTTCTTCATGGATTCAAG GACAAACACTCCCTCGTAAGACTACTTCAGATGTCAATCAAGTCTCGGGCAAGTCCTTCGATTACATTATTGTTGGAGGAGGCACCGCCGGCTGTCCCCTAGCCGCTACCCTGTCTGAGAAATTCTCGGTGCTCTTGGTTGAGCGAGGTGGCTCTCCGTATGAAAATCCCTTGATCATGGAAAACAAGAACTTCGGGCTCTCATTGGTCCAAACTGACGAGTACACATCAGTTGCACAAAGCTTCGTCTCCAAGGACGGGGTTTCCAATCTCCGAGGAAGAGTTCTAGGAGGAGGATCGGCTATCAACGGCGGGTTTTTCAGCAGAGCAAGTGAGGATTATGTCAAAAGGGTTGGGTGGAATAAGCAGATGGTATCGGACGCTTATAAATGGGTGGAGTCTAGAAATGCCTTTAAACCAAAACTAACCCCGTGGCCCTATGTTGCTGAGCTTAGCCTTCTTGAGGCGGGGATTTTCCCTTACAATGGTTTTAGTTTGGATCACATCGAGGGAACAAAGATTGGCGCGACTATTTATGATGAACAGGGGCGAAGACACACCTCAGCTGATCTTCTAATGGCAGGGAATCCGAACAACATCACACTTCTTTTGAATGCAACTGTGACAAGCATAATCTTTCATAAAAAAG GTAACAGAAATGTGACAGTTGTTCGAGGCATAAGATTCATCAAGAGCGACGGGAGTTCTTCGCAAACCCATGAAGCTTACCTCAACACACAGAACAACTCGAGGAGTTCAACAGGCGATGTGATACTAGCAGCAGGGGCTTTAGGCAGCCCTCAAATTCTATTGTTAAGTGGCATTGGCCCTCCGAAACACCTAAACAAGTTCGACATTCCAGTTGCAGTGAACTTAAAGAGCGTTGGAAAAGGAATGCAAGATAATCCTTCCATTGCACTCGTACCTGAGGTAGCTGACGCGAAGCCCAAAAATTTCCCACCAGATTCTCCCAAAGTTATCGCCATTGCAGACGACTTCAAACTCATAGTTGGGTCAATGATTTTACCAATCAGCTTCAACGCAACAATAATGCTAATCTCATGCAAACTTGCCTTCCCAGAATCAGAAGGACAGCTTGAGCTGAACAGCACCGACCCTCGGAAAAACCCTTCAGTCACATTCAACTATCTGGCAACGGAGAAAGATATGGCAGAATGCGTGAAGCTGGGTAGGTTGCTTGAGCAAATTGTAAGGTCTAAATCGATTGCTTACTTTCTTGGGGTCGAAGGCAAACGCAGAAACGAGTCCATGTCTACCGACGATGAGCTGAGAAAACTTTGCAAGAACAATGTGAGGACCTTCTACCACTATCATGGAGGTTGCACCATGGGATCAGTGGTTGACAAAAATTACAGGGTTTTCGGTGTCGAGGGATTGAGAGTAATTGACGGGTCAACTTTCCTGGAATCTCCGGGCACAAATCCAATGGCCACATTGTTAATGCTTGGAAGATACCAAGGGATCAAGATTCTTCAAGAGAGAGAAAATGCTTAA
- the LOC126608076 gene encoding protein HOTHEAD-like isoform X5 codes for MSVLFHLFLLFVSLVLCSSWIQGQTLPHITSDVNEASGKSFDYIVIGGGTAGCPLAATLSEKFSVLLVERGGSPYGDPLVLDTKYYGFSLLRTDQYTSVAQSFVSNDGVRNLRGRVLGGGSAINGGFYSRASEDFVEKVGWDKEMVTNAYQWVESRIVFKPELTPWQYAAEFSFLEAGVFPYNGFSLDHIEGTKIGASVFDEQGRRHTSADLLEAGNPNHITVLLNATVTNVIFHERGDRNETMARGIRFIKSNGNSSEIYEAHLNQPENSCSGGDVILAAGALGSPQILLLSGIGPHQHLNNFNIQLVLDLEAVGKGMKDNPGIALLADPTPKNFPPEPPKVVGIADDFKIIIEAGILPVSSNATIMPIAAKLAFPESEGKLELNSTDPRENPSVTFNYLAKEKDLAQCLKLAQLLERVVRSESIAFFLGIERKPKDKLMSTEDELRKLCTKNVITFFHYHGGCTMGSVVDKDYRVYGVKGLRVVDGSTFFESPGTNPMATLLMLGRYQGMKVLQERENA; via the exons ATGAGCGTTTTATTCCATCTATTCCTCCTATTTGTAAGCTTGGTTTTGTGTTCTTCATGGATTCAAG GGCAAACACTCCCCCATATAACTTCAGATGTCAATGAAGCTTCGGGCAAGTCCTTCGATTACATTGTCATTGGAGGAGGCACTGCCGGCTGTCCCCTAGCTGCAACCCTGTCTGAGAAATTCTCAGTGCTCTTGGTGGAACGAGGCGGCTCTCCATATGGAGATCCCTTGGTGCTGGATACAAAGTACTATGGGTTCTCATTGCTCCGAACTGATCAATATACATCAGTTGCACAAAGCTTTGTGTCCAACGACGGTGTGAGAAATCTCAGAGGCAGAGTTCTAGGAGGAGGATCTGCTATAAATGGCGGGTTTTACAGCAGAGCAAGTGAGGATTTTGTCGAAAAGGTTGGGTGGGATAAGGAGATGGTAACAAATGCTTATCAATGGGTCGAATCTAGAATCGTTTTTAAACCCGAACTGACCCCATGGCAGTATGCTGCTGAGTTTAGCTTTCTTGAGGCAGGGGTTTTCCCTTACAATGGTTTTAGTTTGGATCACATTGAGGGAACAAAGATCGGTGCGAGCGTGTTTGATGAACAGGGACGAAGACACACCTCCGCTGATCTTCTTGAGGCAGGAAATCCAAACCATATCACAGTTCTTCTGAATGCAACTGTTACTAATGTCATCTTTCATGAAAGAG GTGACAGAAATGAGACAATGGCTAGAGGCATAAGATTCATCAAGAGCAACGGAAACTCAAGCGAAATTTATGAAGCTCACCTCAACCAGCCAGAGAATTCATGCTCAGGGGGTGATGTGATACTAGCAGCAGGGGCCTTAGGCAGCCCTCAGATTCTATTGTTAAGTGGTATTGGCCCTCATCAACAcctaaacaacttcaacatccAACTAGTTCTCGACCTAGAGGCTGTCGGAAAAGGAATGAAAGACAATCCTGGCATTGCACTCTTAGCTGACCCTACCCCGAAAAATTTCCCACCAGAACCTCCAAAAGTTGTCGGTATAGCAGATGACTTCAAGATCATAATTGAGGCAGGAATTTTACCTGTCAGCTCCAATGCAACAATAATGCCAATAGCTGCGAAACTCGCCTTTCCAGAATCAGAAGGAAAGCTTGAGCTGAACAGCACTGACCCCAGAGAAAACCCTTCAGTCACATTCAACTATCTAGCAAAGGAGAAAGATTTGGCACAATGTTTGAAGCTGGCTCAGTTGCTTGAGCGAGTGGTAAGGTCTGAATCGATTGCATTCTTCCTGGGGATCGAACGCAAGCCAAAAGACAAGTTGATGTCTACGGAAGATGAGTTGAGAAAACTTTGCACGAAGAATGTGATTACATTCTTTCACTACCATGGAGGTTGCACCATGGGATCAGTGGTTGACAAGGATTACAGGGTTTACGGAGTTAAGGGACTCAGAGTAGTTGATGGATCAACATTTTTCGAATCACCAGGTACAAATCCAATGGCCACTTTGTTAATGCTTGGAAGATACCAAGGGATGAAGGTTCTTCAAGAAAGAGAAAATGCTTAA
- the LOC126608076 gene encoding protein HOTHEAD-like isoform X3 produces the protein MAMGFSLYLFLLFVHLALCCSWIQGQTLPRKTTSDVNQVSGKSFDYIIVGGGTAGCPLAATLSEKFSVLLVERGGSPYENPLIMENKNYGLSLVQTDEYTSVAQSFVSKDGVSNLRGRVLGGGSAINGGFFSRASDDYVKRVGWNKEMVSDAYKWVESRNAFKPKLTPWQYVAELSFLEAGIFPYNGFSLDHIEGTKIGATTFDEQGRRHTSADLLTAGNPNNITLLLNATVTSIIFHEKGSRYETIVRGIRFIKSDGSSSQTHEAYLNTQNNSRSSTGDVILAAGALGSPQILLLSGIGPQKHLNKFNIPVAVNLKSVGKGMTDNPCIALLAEIADAKPKNFPPDSPKVTVIADDFKLVIQALILPTSFNATIMPIVGKLAFPESEGELELNSTDPRKNPSVTFNYLAKEKDMAECVKLGRLLEKIVRSKSIAYFLGIEGKRRNESMSTDDELRKLCKNNVRTFYHYHGGCTMGSVVDKNYRVFGIEGLRVIDGSTFLESPGTNPMATLLMLGRYQGIKILQERENA, from the exons ATGGCAATGGGGTTTTCATTGTATCTGTTCCTCCTGTTTGTTCATCTGGCACTGTGTTGTTCATGGATTCAAG GACAAACACTCCCTCGTAAGACTACTTCAGATGTCAATCAAGTCTCGGGCAAGTCGTTCGATTACATTATTGTTGGAGGAGGCACCGCCGGCTGTCCCCTAGCTGCAACCCTGTCTGAGAAGTTCTCGGTGCTCTTGGTGGAGCGAGGTGGCTCGCCGTATGAAAATCCCTTGATCATGGAAAACAAGAACTATGGGCTCTCATTGGTCCAAACTGACGAGTACACATCAGTTGCACAAAGCTTCGTCTCCAAGGACGGTGTTTCCAATCTCCGAGGAAGAGTTCTAGGAGGAGGATCGGCTATCAACGGCGGGTTTTTCAGCAGAGCAAGTGACGATTATGTCAAAAGGGTTGGGTGGAATAAGGAGATGGTGTCGGATGCTTATAAATGGGTGGAGTCTAGAAATGCCTTTAAACCTAAACTGACCCCATGGCAGTATGTTGCTGAGCTTAGCTTTCTTGAGGCAGGGATTTTTCCTTACAATGGTTTTAGTTTGGATCACATTGAGGGAACAAAGATTGGCGCGACTACATTTGATGAACAGGGACGAAGACACACCTCAGCTGATCTTCTCACGGCAGGGAATCCGAACAACATCACACTTCTTTTGAATGCAACTGTGACAAGCATCATCTTTCATGAAAAAG GTAGCAGATATGAGACAATAGTTAGAGGCATAAGATTCATCAAGAGCGACGGGAGTTCTTCGCAAACCCATGAAGCTTACCTCAACACGCAGAACAACTCGAGAAGTTCAACAGGCGATGTGATACTAGCAGCAGGGGCTTTAGGCAGCCCTCAAATTTTGTTGTTAAGTGGCATTGGCCCTCAGAAACACCTAAACAAGTTCAACATTCCAGTTGCAGTAAACTTGAAGAGCGTTGGAAAAGGAATGACAGACAATCCTTGCATTGCACTCCTAGCTGAGATAGCTGACGCGAAGCCCAAAAATTTCCCACCGGATTCTCCCAAAGTTACTGTCATTGCAGACGACTTCAAACTCGTAATTCAGGCATTGATTTTACCTACCAGCTTCAACGCAACAATAATGCCGATCGTTGGCAAACTTGCATTCCCAGAATCAGAAGGAGAGCTTGAGCTGAACAGCACCGACCCTCGGAAAAACCCTTCAGTCACATTCAACTATCTGGCAAAGGAGAAAGATATGGCAGAATGCGTGAAGCTGGGTAGGTTGCTTGAGAAAATTGTAAGGTCTAAATCGATTGCTTACTTCCTTGGGATCGAAGGCAAACGCAGAAACGAGTCCATGTCCACAGACGATGAGCTGAGAAAACTTTGCAAGAACAATGTGAGGACCTTCTACCACTATCATGGAGGTTGCACCATGGGATCAGTGGTTGACAAAAATTACAGGGTTTTCGGCATCGAGGGGTTGAGAGTAATTGATGGGTCAACTTTCCTGGAATCTCCGGGCACAAATCCAATGGCTACATTGTTAATGCTTGGAAGATACCAAGGGATCAAGATTCTTCAAGAGAGAGAAAATGCTTAA
- the LOC126608076 gene encoding protein HOTHEAD-like isoform X1, whose amino-acid sequence MAMGFSLYLFLLFVHLALCCSWIQGQTLPRKTTSDVNQVSGKSFDYIIVGGGTAGCPLAATLSEKFSVLLVERGGSPYENPLIMENKNFGLSLVQTDEYTSVAQSFVSKDGVSNLRGRVLGGGSAINGGFFSRASEDYVKRVGWNKQMVSDAYKWVESRNAFKPKLTPWPYVAELSLLEAGIFPYNGFSLDHIEGTKIGATIYDEQGRRHTSADLLMAGNPNNITLLLNATVTSIIFHKKGNRNVTVVRGIRFIKSDGSSSQTHEAYLNTQNNSRSSTGDVILAAGALGSPQILLLSGIGPPKHLNKFDIPVAVNLKSVGKGMQDNPSIALVPEVADAKPKNFPPDSPKVIAIADDFKLIVGSMILPISFNATIMLISCKLAFPESEGQLELNSTDPRKNPSVTFNYLATEKDMAECVKLGRLLEQIVRSKSIAYFLGVEGKRRNESMSTDDELRKLCKNNVRTFYHYHGGCTMGSVVDKNYRVFGVEGLRVIDGSTFLESPGTNPMATLLMLGRYQGIKILQERENA is encoded by the exons ATGGCAATGGGGTTTTCATTGTATCTGTTCCTCCTGTTTGTTCATCTGGCACTGTGTTGTTCATGGATTCAAG GACAAACACTCCCTCGTAAGACTACTTCAGATGTCAATCAAGTCTCGGGCAAGTCCTTCGATTACATTATTGTTGGAGGAGGCACCGCCGGCTGTCCCCTAGCCGCTACCCTGTCTGAGAAATTCTCGGTGCTCTTGGTTGAGCGAGGTGGCTCTCCGTATGAAAATCCCTTGATCATGGAAAACAAGAACTTCGGGCTCTCATTGGTCCAAACTGACGAGTACACATCAGTTGCACAAAGCTTCGTCTCCAAGGACGGGGTTTCCAATCTCCGAGGAAGAGTTCTAGGAGGAGGATCGGCTATCAACGGCGGGTTTTTCAGCAGAGCAAGTGAGGATTATGTCAAAAGGGTTGGGTGGAATAAGCAGATGGTATCGGACGCTTATAAATGGGTGGAGTCTAGAAATGCCTTTAAACCAAAACTAACCCCGTGGCCCTATGTTGCTGAGCTTAGCCTTCTTGAGGCGGGGATTTTCCCTTACAATGGTTTTAGTTTGGATCACATCGAGGGAACAAAGATTGGCGCGACTATTTATGATGAACAGGGGCGAAGACACACCTCAGCTGATCTTCTAATGGCAGGGAATCCGAACAACATCACACTTCTTTTGAATGCAACTGTGACAAGCATAATCTTTCATAAAAAAG GTAACAGAAATGTGACAGTTGTTCGAGGCATAAGATTCATCAAGAGCGACGGGAGTTCTTCGCAAACCCATGAAGCTTACCTCAACACACAGAACAACTCGAGGAGTTCAACAGGCGATGTGATACTAGCAGCAGGGGCTTTAGGCAGCCCTCAAATTCTATTGTTAAGTGGCATTGGCCCTCCGAAACACCTAAACAAGTTCGACATTCCAGTTGCAGTGAACTTAAAGAGCGTTGGAAAAGGAATGCAAGATAATCCTTCCATTGCACTCGTACCTGAGGTAGCTGACGCGAAGCCCAAAAATTTCCCACCAGATTCTCCCAAAGTTATCGCCATTGCAGACGACTTCAAACTCATAGTTGGGTCAATGATTTTACCAATCAGCTTCAACGCAACAATAATGCTAATCTCATGCAAACTTGCCTTCCCAGAATCAGAAGGACAGCTTGAGCTGAACAGCACCGACCCTCGGAAAAACCCTTCAGTCACATTCAACTATCTGGCAACGGAGAAAGATATGGCAGAATGCGTGAAGCTGGGTAGGTTGCTTGAGCAAATTGTAAGGTCTAAATCGATTGCTTACTTTCTTGGGGTCGAAGGCAAACGCAGAAACGAGTCCATGTCTACCGACGATGAGCTGAGAAAACTTTGCAAGAACAATGTGAGGACCTTCTACCACTATCATGGAGGTTGCACCATGGGATCAGTGGTTGACAAAAATTACAGGGTTTTCGGTGTCGAGGGATTGAGAGTAATTGACGGGTCAACTTTCCTGGAATCTCCGGGCACAAATCCAATGGCCACATTGTTAATGCTTGGAAGATACCAAGGGATCAAGATTCTTCAAGAGAGAGAAAATGCTTAA
- the LOC126608076 gene encoding protein HOTHEAD-like isoform X2, which produces MAMGFSLYLFLLFVHLALCSSWIQGQTLPRKTTSDVNQVSGKSFDYIIVGGGTAGCPLAATLSEKFSVLLVERGGSPYENPLIMENKNYGLSLVQTDEYTSVAQSFVSKDGVSNLRGRVLGGGSAINGGFFSRASDDYVKRVGWNKEMVSDAYKWVESRNAFKPKLTPWQYVAELSFLEAGIFPYNGFSLDHIEGTKIGATTFDEQGRRHTSADLLTAGNPNNITLLLNATVTSIIFHEKGSRYETIVRGIRFIKSDGSSSQTHEAYLNTQNNSRSSTGDVILAAGALGSPQILLLSGIGPQKHLNKFNIPVAVNLKSVGKGMTDNPCIALLAEIADAKPKNFPPDSPKVTVIADDFKLVIQALILPTSFNATIMPIVGKLAFPESEGELELNSTDPRKNPSVTFNYLAKEKDMAECVKLGRLLEKIVRSKSIAYFLGIEGKRRNESMSTDDELRKLCKNNVRTFYHYHGGCTMGSVVDKNYRVFGIEGLRVIDGSTFLESPGTNPMATLLMLGRYQGIKILQERENA; this is translated from the exons aTGGCAATGGGGTTTTCATTGTATCTGTTCCTCCTGTTTGTTCATCTGGCCCTGTGTTCTTCATGGATTCAAG GACAAACACTCCCTCGTAAGACTACTTCAGATGTCAATCAAGTCTCGGGCAAGTCGTTCGATTACATTATTGTTGGAGGAGGCACCGCCGGCTGTCCCCTAGCTGCAACCCTGTCTGAGAAGTTCTCGGTGCTCTTGGTGGAGCGAGGTGGCTCGCCGTATGAAAATCCCTTGATCATGGAAAACAAGAACTATGGGCTCTCATTGGTCCAAACTGACGAGTACACATCAGTTGCACAAAGCTTCGTCTCCAAGGACGGTGTTTCCAATCTCCGAGGAAGAGTTCTAGGAGGAGGATCGGCTATCAACGGCGGGTTTTTCAGCAGAGCAAGTGACGATTATGTCAAAAGGGTTGGGTGGAATAAGGAGATGGTGTCGGATGCTTATAAATGGGTGGAGTCTAGAAATGCCTTTAAACCTAAACTGACCCCATGGCAGTATGTTGCTGAGCTTAGCTTTCTTGAGGCAGGGATTTTTCCTTACAATGGTTTTAGTTTGGATCACATTGAGGGAACAAAGATTGGCGCGACTACATTTGATGAACAGGGACGAAGACACACCTCAGCTGATCTTCTCACGGCAGGGAATCCGAACAACATCACACTTCTTTTGAATGCAACTGTGACAAGCATCATCTTTCATGAAAAAG GTAGCAGATATGAGACAATAGTTAGAGGCATAAGATTCATCAAGAGCGACGGGAGTTCTTCGCAAACCCATGAAGCTTACCTCAACACGCAGAACAACTCGAGAAGTTCAACAGGCGATGTGATACTAGCAGCAGGGGCTTTAGGCAGCCCTCAAATTTTGTTGTTAAGTGGCATTGGCCCTCAGAAACACCTAAACAAGTTCAACATTCCAGTTGCAGTAAACTTGAAGAGCGTTGGAAAAGGAATGACAGACAATCCTTGCATTGCACTCCTAGCTGAGATAGCTGACGCGAAGCCCAAAAATTTCCCACCGGATTCTCCCAAAGTTACTGTCATTGCAGACGACTTCAAACTCGTAATTCAGGCATTGATTTTACCTACCAGCTTCAACGCAACAATAATGCCGATCGTTGGCAAACTTGCATTCCCAGAATCAGAAGGAGAGCTTGAGCTGAACAGCACCGACCCTCGGAAAAACCCTTCAGTCACATTCAACTATCTGGCAAAGGAGAAAGATATGGCAGAATGCGTGAAGCTGGGTAGGTTGCTTGAGAAAATTGTAAGGTCTAAATCGATTGCTTACTTCCTTGGGATCGAAGGCAAACGCAGAAACGAGTCCATGTCCACAGACGATGAGCTGAGAAAACTTTGCAAGAACAATGTGAGGACCTTCTACCACTATCATGGAGGTTGCACCATGGGATCAGTGGTTGACAAAAATTACAGGGTTTTCGGCATCGAGGGGTTGAGAGTAATTGATGGGTCAACTTTCCTGGAATCTCCGGGCACAAATCCAATGGCTACATTGTTAATGCTTGGAAGATACCAAGGGATCAAGATTCTTCAAGAGAGAGAAAATGCTTAA